GGGACGGGTACCCGCTCGGGCTCAGTCCGGGTCCGGCGGTGCGCAGCGCGTCGGATAGCGCGCCTCGGGTGCCCGCTCGTGCCACTCCTGCGGGGTGATCCACCGGCCCGCGAGGTCGCACAGCGAGCGCTGCCACGCGGCCGGGTCGGTGGTGATGCGGACGATCGCGTCGCTGCCGGCGACGACGACGCCCCGGCCGTCCGGGGCGGTGTGGAAGAGACCCTCCGCGTCGGGGGGCCGGGCGAGGACCGGGCCCGGCTGCGACTGGCGGCCCAGCTCCCAGCGGCGTACCGACATCGTCGCCGGTCGCTCCAGGTCGGTGGTGTCGAGGGACTGGGCGACGACCAGCAGGGCCCGTCCGTCGGGGGTGAACGTCACGTCCCGGACGGTGCTGCCGTCGCTGCCGACGTTCATGACCGGGCCGACCCGGCGGCGCCCGGCGACGTCCCAGACGGCCACGCCCGCTCCCTCCAGCGCCCCGGTGGTGACGATCCGCCGTCCGTCCGGGGAGAACGCGACGCGGTGCCCCGAGTAGGGGAGCCGGTAGCGGGGCCGGCCGGTGGCGGTGTCCCAGACGGTCACGGTGGTCTGGCGGTCGGAGGTGACGAGCGTGCGGCCGTCGGGGGAGAGGACCATGCCGTCCAGGTAGTTCTCGCCCTGGTAGGTCCGCAGCGGCCGCCGCTCCGCCACCGACCACACGCGCACCCCTCCGAGCTGGGACTCGGCCGCGTACAGCCGCTCGCCGTCCGGGGAGAACGCCAGCCCCACCAGGTGGGCCCGCCCGTCGGGCGGGGTGGGACTGCGCAGGGTGCCGGTGCGGCGCAGCGACGTGGCGGAGAAGAGGGCGATCCGCACCCGCATGCCGGTCCGCTCGTCGCCGGTCAGCTCGCCCACGGCGAGGGTGCGCCCGTCGGGGGAGTAGGCCACCTGGACGCCGTGCCCGGCGAGCCGCCGTTCCTCGCGCAGCCTGCCGGTGCCGGTGTCGAACAGCAGCAGTCGCCCGCCGTAGTCGGCGACCGCGAGGGTGCGCCCGTCGGCGCTGAGGTCGGTGCCCTCCGCGTCGGCGGTGCCGAGGCCGGGGGCCGCGACGCGGGTGGAGACGCGTCCCCGGCCGTCCAGCCGCCAGGCCCACCAGCCCGCGCCGGTGTCGGCGACGGCGGAGCGGCGGTCGGGGCTGTACCAGACGCGGGCGCGCCGGTCGGGGTCGTGGTACTCGGCGGAGACGTCGTCGAACGACGCCACGGGCATCCCGTGCACCGGCTCGGCCTCCACCAGCCGCCCGAGGTCCTCCTCACCGTTGTCGACGGCGTCCCAGGGCAGACCCCGCTCGGCCAGCTCCCGCATCTCCACGGTCCCGAGACGAGCCCGGCGCCGCAGGTCCCACACCTCGAACGGGTTGACGTGCCGGGTGGTCGACAGGGCGAGCCGGGTGCCGTCGGCAGACACGGAGGCGGCTTCCCAGCCGCCGCCGGTCCGCACCGACCAGGCAGCCCCGGGCCCGGCCGGGTCCAGCACCTGGACCGCGGCCTCGCGCCCGCCGGGCCGCAGCGTGACGACGGGCCGGTCGTCCGCCGTCCAGCCCGCGAGCATCGGGCGGCGCGGGAAGCGGACCTCGGTGCCGTCGGTGACGGAGACCAGGCGGCCGATGGCGCCGTCCGCGCCGGATTCGTCCGCCGCGCACCACACGAAGCGGCCGTGCGGGCTCAGCGACGGATCGAGGCAGAGCAGCCCCAGGGGCAGGCCACGGCCGTCGACGCGGGCGATGACGGCCGTGACATCGCTCGTGGACGCCAGGAAGCGCCGTCCGTCGGGAGTGAGTCCGCCGCGCGGTGGCAGCCGGCCCGGTGTGCCCTCGGGCCCGCGGGCCACGGTCCGCCCGGTCCGGGTGTCGGCGATCCGCGCCCGGCCGTCGCCGTCGAAGAGCAGCACCCGCCCGCCGTCCGCGCTCAGCGCCCGCGCCGGGTCGTGCGGCAGCTCCCCCGCCAGGGTGCGGCGCAGGGTCCAATCGGGCAGGTCCCAGATGCGGGTGCGGCCCGCGCTGCCGGCCGCGTACGTCGAGCTGTCCGCGCTGAAGCCGGGCCCTCCGCCGGCCAGCCGCGGTCCCGCGTGCTGGAAGCGGGCCAGCTGCTCCTGCATCGCCTCGCGCGCGGCGGCGGTGTCCGCCTGCCCGTAGGCGGCCGCGGCGAGGCGGGCGGCCGCCGCCATGCCGGGGTAGGGCCGGGAGTCCGCGGCCCGCGCCAGGCTCTCGGACAGCGCCTCGCGCCGCTGCCGCTCCCGGTCCTCCTGGGTGACGGCGGCGAACGAGGCCACCGCCGTCACGAAGGCCAGGGCGAGCGCGGACCCGGCGACCAGGCGCCCGGTGCGGCGGCGCAGCGCCCGGCGGCTCGCCCGGATGAACCGCAGTTGCGCGTCGGTGGGTTCGGCACCGGAGCCGGGTACGTCCGGACGGTGCGCCCGCCATGCCTCCGCCTCGGCCAGTTCGTGCCGGCGCAGCAGCCGCTCGGGCGCGTGGCCGTGGTGCTGCCAGGCGTGGGCCTGTTCACCGAGCCGGGTGTGCAGCGCGACCCAGTCGTGCTCGCGGGCCAGGAAGGCCAGGGTCTCGCGCACGGCGGGCGCGAAGTCCTCCGGGCGGTGCATCGACAGCCGCTGGAACCGGGTGATGCCGTCCCAGTCGGCCTCCCGCAGGGACCCGGTGACGCTCCCGGCGGCGAGGTCCGCGTCGATCAGCACGGGCAGGATCCGCTTGCCGTGCTCCAGGGCCTGCCGGCACTCGTCCCAGCAGTACCGCGAGCGCAGCGAGGATCGGGAGAGCAGCACGATCACGGCGTCGCTGGCCCGGATCGCGTCGGACAGTTCGGTGCGCCACTCCCGGGACGGGCGGATGCCGTCCGCGTCCATCCACACGGTCCGGCCGGCCGCCCGCAGGGCACCGACGTACCGCTCGGCGGTCGCCGTGTCCGCCCGGGCGTAGCTGAGGAAGACCTGGCCGGCCGGGCGCGGGTGGAGGCCGATGGCGGGGGCGCGGGTGGGGGCCGCCCCGCGCAGGACGGCGGCGGTCCCGCCCGCGACCAGCCCGGCGGCGGCGACGAGCAGGGGCCAGTACTCCTGGGTCACCGACGGCGCGAACACCGTGCCCTGCACCTGCCGGTCGGTCCACCGCAGGACGTCCAGCAGCCGTGCGTGGCGCTGCGGGGGGTCGGCGACGCCGTAGGCCACGACCAGCACACCGGTCCGCGTCGCCCAGGCCGCCGCGCCCAGCACGGCCGCGCCGTACAGCGCCCAGCGGGATGCCGACGGAGGGTCCGGGACGCGCGGCGGTTCGTCCGCGTCCGGCGGTCCGGCGTACCGCCAGGTGATGCCGGCGGCGGCCGCCGGTCCCAGCGTCGCGAGCACCGCGGCCGCCCCGGCGAGGGCACGGCTCCCGGCACCCAGTGACGGCCACAGCGACCAGAGGACCAGGCCGCACAGCACCGCGCAGAAGGCGAGCGTCGCGAGCGCGGGCGCCGACCGGCAGCGCCGCCAGGACCAGCCAGGGCGTGCTGCGGCCGTCCGGCGGTGCCGGATCCCCTCGCCCAGCGCCTCCCGGGCCGGGTGGAAGAGGGCCAGCCCGGGCAGCAGGCCCAGCAGCGCCCCGTACGGCCCGAGCAGCGGCAGGCAGACGAGCCAGCCCGCGGCCAGCGCCGCCGCCCACGGGGCGGCCGGACCGTGCAGGGCCTCCCGTGCGCGCGCGAGCGCGGCACCGCTCCCCATACCAGCCCCCCGGCGGCCTGACAGATCCTCAAACAGGCGCGGCGGGCCCCGTGTTGCCCGCGTCGCCACGGCGATCGTAGCGGCGGGGCGCGGAGCCGGGGCCCATCAGTGGACGGACAGTCCCCCGTCCACGAACAGCGACTGGCCGGTGATGTACGCGGAGGCGCCGCTCGCCAGGAAGACGGCCGCGCCGGCGAAGTCCTCGGCGAGCCCGTTGCGGCCGACCATCGTGCGGGCGGCCAGTTCGGCGACCTTGGCCGGGTCGGCGGACAGCCGTGCGTTGAGCGGGGTGAGCACGACGCCGGGGACGAGCGTGTTGCAGGTGACGCCGTGCGGTGACCAGGCCTCCGCCTGGGAGCGGGCCAGCGACTCGAGCCCGCCCTTGGACACCCCGTACGCGCCGCTCTGCACGAACGCCCGGTGCGCCTGCTGGGAGCTGATGTGGATGATCCGCCCGAAGCCGCGCTCGGCCATGCCGGGCCCGAACCGCTGCCCGAGCAGGAAGGGCGCCTCCAGGTTGACGGCCATGACGGCGTCCCAGACGTCGTCGCCGAGCTCGCCGAGCGGCGGGCGCAGGTTGATCCCCGCGGAGTTCACCAGGATGTCCGGTTCCCCGAACACCGAGGCGGCCTCCTCGGCGGCCGCCCGCACACCCTCCCGGGTCCGCAGGTCCGCGCTGACCCACCCCGCGTCGCACTCGTCGGCGACCAGTTCGTCCACGGTCTCGGCCAGTTGCCGTTCGCGCCGCGCCACCACGACGACCCGGGCCCCGGCCCGCGCCAGCGCTCCGGCGACGGCCCGCCCGATGCCGGAGCTGCCCCCGGTGACCAGGGCGACCCGGCCGTCGAGCGAGAAGAGGCCGGACAAGTAGGTCTGTGAACTCATTTCCCACCCTTGGGTCGACGGCCGGACGCGATCAACCTACGGCACCGTCGGTCACCGGCCGCGGCCCGGCCGGTCCTGCCCGCGGCAGCGGGGATTCGGCGGCGCCCGCGCAGGGCAGTGCAGCGATGACACCGCACGCTCACGACGGGGATGGAGGGCGCATGAAGGTCACCGTCGACCCGGACCTCTGCTACGGCTCCGGCGACTGCGTCTACCGCGCACCGCACGTCTTCACGACGGTGGACGGCTTCGGGGCCGTCATACCGGGCCGGGAGGAGACCAGCGACGACCCGACGGTCCGCGAGGCGGCCGAGGGCTGCCCCTCCCAGGCGATCACCCTCACCACCTGATCCGCCGGTCGCGGCCGGGCCCGGCGGCCGGTCGCGACCGGGCCCGGCCTCACTTCGGCCAGCGCCACCCGTACGCCGCCAGCGCCCGGGCCCGGGCCTCGGCCACCGCCGTCCGCGCGGTCCGTTCCGCGGTGTCGGTGTGGGCCGGACTGCCGGTCACCTGGCCCTCCCACTTGCGGTAGAGGAGCCCGGGTTCGCGGGTGAACCAGCCGCGGCTGACCGCGTCCAGGGCGAGGAGCAGCCCGGTGTCCTCGGAGGCGGGCAGGGCCATCCAGCCGCCGAGGGCGAGGACGAGATCGCGGCGGGCGAAGAGGGACGCGGGGTGGACGGGGGCGCGGTGGCCGTGCGCGGTCCAGGCGGCGAGGACGGTGCCGGGTTCGAGGGGGCCCTCGTCGGGGTCGTCGGGGAAGGCGGCGGTGGAGCCGTCGGGGAGCAGGTCGAGGACGCCGGAGGTGGCCCAGCCGAGGGTGGGGTCCGCTTCGAGTGCGGCCAGGTCGCGGGCGAGCGCGCCCGGGGTGAGCTGGTCGTCGGCGTCGAGGACCTTCACGTACCGGCCGTCGGCGCGCGCGAGCGCGAGGGTGCGGGCGACGCCGGGGCCGCCGTGCCGTCCCTGGTGGAAGGAGACGCGGGGGTCGTCGGGGACGTGAGGGCGCACCTCGTCCGTGGTGCCGTCCTCCTGGATCAGCCACCGCCACTCCCATCCGGCGGGCAGCCACTGGGCGCGCAGGGACGCGTAGGCCTCGGGCAGGAACCGTGCCGACGGGGCGTGCACGGCGGTGACGACGATGACGCGGCGGTTCACGGCGGCGCTCACCACCGTTCCGGGCGGGCGGTGGACCGCGGTGCGGTGCGGTCGCCGGGCGGGGTGGTGCGGGCGACGCCGACCACGCGGCCGTGGATGTCGTACGACGTCCCGCGCGGCAGCGGCACCGGGGTGCCGGACGACGGGTCCGGGTCTCGCGCCTCCCGTCCGGGCTCGGCCTCGACCAGGCCGTGGCGGAGGCAGGAGGTGTTCAGGGGGGTGGGGGCACCGGTGTGCCGGGGGCGGTGGGTGCGGCTGTGCTCCGGCAGGGGTGTGCCGGGCGGGACGCCGAGCGCCTCGGCCGGCTCCGGGGTGGCCTCCGTGCGCCGGTCCTTCGCGGATAACACCACGCGGTGGGCGAGTCCGGTGCCGCGCTCGGTGGTGCCGGTGCCCGCGCGGGCCTCCGCCGGCTGCGGGGCGCGGCCCTTCTGGTGGCGGCTGTTGTCGCGGACGGCCGGGGCGCGCCGCGGCCGTCGTACGTCCGTTGTCTCTTCGTACGCCTGGGACACCGCCTCAGCCTAGGCGGGCGGGCAGCCGGTTCCCCGCGACCGGCGCTCTCCCCGGTCCGCCCGGTCGCCTCCCCCGGGCCGCCCGGCCGTTTCCCCCGCTGCCGTCGGCCGTTTCCCCCCGCTGTGGCCTGCCCGTTCTC
Above is a genomic segment from Streptomyces glaucescens containing:
- a CDS encoding glycosyltransferase family 2 protein yields the protein MNRRVIVVTAVHAPSARFLPEAYASLRAQWLPAGWEWRWLIQEDGTTDEVRPHVPDDPRVSFHQGRHGGPGVARTLALARADGRYVKVLDADDQLTPGALARDLAALEADPTLGWATSGVLDLLPDGSTAAFPDDPDEGPLEPGTVLAAWTAHGHRAPVHPASLFARRDLVLALGGWMALPASEDTGLLLALDAVSRGWFTREPGLLYRKWEGQVTGSPAHTDTAERTARTAVAEARARALAAYGWRWPK
- a CDS encoding ferredoxin, which produces MKVTVDPDLCYGSGDCVYRAPHVFTTVDGFGAVIPGREETSDDPTVREAAEGCPSQAITLTT
- a CDS encoding SDR family NAD(P)-dependent oxidoreductase, with the protein product MSSQTYLSGLFSLDGRVALVTGGSSGIGRAVAGALARAGARVVVVARRERQLAETVDELVADECDAGWVSADLRTREGVRAAAEEAASVFGEPDILVNSAGINLRPPLGELGDDVWDAVMAVNLEAPFLLGQRFGPGMAERGFGRIIHISSQQAHRAFVQSGAYGVSKGGLESLARSQAEAWSPHGVTCNTLVPGVVLTPLNARLSADPAKVAELAARTMVGRNGLAEDFAGAAVFLASGASAYITGQSLFVDGGLSVH
- a CDS encoding TIR domain-containing protein, encoding MGSGAALARAREALHGPAAPWAAALAAGWLVCLPLLGPYGALLGLLPGLALFHPAREALGEGIRHRRTAAARPGWSWRRCRSAPALATLAFCAVLCGLVLWSLWPSLGAGSRALAGAAAVLATLGPAAAAGITWRYAGPPDADEPPRVPDPPSASRWALYGAAVLGAAAWATRTGVLVVAYGVADPPQRHARLLDVLRWTDRQVQGTVFAPSVTQEYWPLLVAAAGLVAGGTAAVLRGAAPTRAPAIGLHPRPAGQVFLSYARADTATAERYVGALRAAGRTVWMDADGIRPSREWRTELSDAIRASDAVIVLLSRSSLRSRYCWDECRQALEHGKRILPVLIDADLAAGSVTGSLREADWDGITRFQRLSMHRPEDFAPAVRETLAFLAREHDWVALHTRLGEQAHAWQHHGHAPERLLRRHELAEAEAWRAHRPDVPGSGAEPTDAQLRFIRASRRALRRRTGRLVAGSALALAFVTAVASFAAVTQEDRERQRREALSESLARAADSRPYPGMAAAARLAAAAYGQADTAAAREAMQEQLARFQHAGPRLAGGGPGFSADSSTYAAGSAGRTRIWDLPDWTLRRTLAGELPHDPARALSADGGRVLLFDGDGRARIADTRTGRTVARGPEGTPGRLPPRGGLTPDGRRFLASTSDVTAVIARVDGRGLPLGLLCLDPSLSPHGRFVWCAADESGADGAIGRLVSVTDGTEVRFPRRPMLAGWTADDRPVVTLRPGGREAAVQVLDPAGPGAAWSVRTGGGWEAASVSADGTRLALSTTRHVNPFEVWDLRRRARLGTVEMRELAERGLPWDAVDNGEEDLGRLVEAEPVHGMPVASFDDVSAEYHDPDRRARVWYSPDRRSAVADTGAGWWAWRLDGRGRVSTRVAAPGLGTADAEGTDLSADGRTLAVADYGGRLLLFDTGTGRLREERRLAGHGVQVAYSPDGRTLAVGELTGDERTGMRVRIALFSATSLRRTGTLRSPTPPDGRAHLVGLAFSPDGERLYAAESQLGGVRVWSVAERRPLRTYQGENYLDGMVLSPDGRTLVTSDRQTTVTVWDTATGRPRYRLPYSGHRVAFSPDGRRIVTTGALEGAGVAVWDVAGRRRVGPVMNVGSDGSTVRDVTFTPDGRALLVVAQSLDTTDLERPATMSVRRWELGRQSQPGPVLARPPDAEGLFHTAPDGRGVVVAGSDAIVRITTDPAAWQRSLCDLAGRWITPQEWHERAPEARYPTRCAPPDPD